The region CTTCTGTTCTGAGACTCTTGCTCGCGCGCCACCGTCATCTCCTGCAAATCAGACTTCGTGTCGCGCAGCTCCACCTCGAGCTTCGCCCGTTCGTGGCGCATCTTGTCGAAGTGCGACTTGACGTCAGTCAACTCTGCCACAGCGTCCTTATGGCTGTGCAGGAGAGACCGGCGCGATTCTTCCTGATTGTAGAGCACGTCCAGGATTTCCTCGTGTGAACGGGCTTGGACATCCCGGAGCGATAGTTCACCGGTTCGAATCGACTTCTCCAATGCGCTTACCTTCTTCGCCGAATCGTCCAGCATATCGTGCAGACGGCTGTTGACCTTCTCCAGCTTCTGCATCCGACGGAGAGACGGGCTCTGATCCGGCTCTGGGGCCGGGGTGCCCCGGTCAAGCTGGCTCTGGAGGTGTCGATTTTGCATCTGCGCCAGTTGAAGCTGGTTCTGGAGCTCTTCAACTTCGGCCTTGAGGTCCATGCGGTTGTTCACCGCAACGGTGTCGGCTGTCTTGTCTGACTTGGCAGACTCGTGAGGATCTGCCTCCGGAATGCGCcgagtcggcgtcgacgtatTGGACGGCCTGCGGTTGTTGATCCTGACGGTTCGCCGCTGGGTTGGAGACCCGTTGAACGGAGCCTCGTTAAGATTAATCTCCTCCAACTTGGGTCGGCTCGGAGTATCGTTGCGAGTGGCACGTAAATCGGCGAGCTGGGTTTCTGCATTAGCTCTGGCTGCAGTCTGAACGCGGAGGTTCTGttgcagctcctccaccttgcGCACAAGGTCGAAGTTTTGCAAGAATGCCTTTTGCTTGCTGTCAtcggagggcggcgggatgTGAACTTCGGGATCGACCGTCTTCAATGCCGCCAGAATCTGACCCCGGAGGTCCTCCAACTCCCTATCGCGAGAGTCGACCGAGGCCTGTAGCGTTCGTACCGTAGCTTGGGCTTGAGTTCGAAGCTGACGCTCCGAGTCGATCGTTCGGTttgcctcggcgagctggactGTGACATTGGACGAGGCCTTTTCTGCATTCCTACTAGATTGCACTTCCCGGGCCACCTCGTGGTTGAGGTCTTCGAGGTTGAGCTGGAGCTTTTCGGTTTTCTTCTCGAGCGACGCAATGGCGACCTGAGCATCACCCAGCTGCTTGTTGAGCCTGGCGTTTTGCTCCTCCagcctcgtcttctcccGTTGCAGAGACACAATCTGGCCGCGCGAAGCCTCATTAGCCCGAGAAGTCGACCTGGCAATCTCCAGCCCCTTCTGCTGAAGCTTGTTGAGGAGGGCACGGTTGTCATTCTCGGAGGCTGCCAGCCGGCTCCTGACGGTGGTGAGTTCGCGCTCCATTCTTTCCTTGGCTTGATCGTTCTTGAGACCAAACTCTCCCGAGGAAAGGATGAGTTTGTTGAGGTCCTCGATCTGGTGATTGAGTTTGCCGCACTCCTCCTCGTACCAGCGCAGGCGCTCCTGGGCCGCGTCAAGGTCCCTGCGAAGGCTGTCCTCCCGCTCGCGCGCGGCCCTGGAAGCCTGTCGCTCTCCGGCGAGCTCAGCCTGTTGACGCGCCTCCTCTGCCTGAGACTTGGCTGCTCGTAAGCGGCGAATTTCGTCACGAGCTTCGTCCCGCTCCTTCTCAACTGCCGTGCGTGCTTCCATGATGCGCCTCAGCGTATCTTGTTGCGCGTAGAGCTCCTTCTCAATAATGATCTTGGACTCGTTAAGGGTGTCAAATTCCTCTTTGAGGGCCTGATACTTGTGCTCACTGAGCAACTGCACGTCATCACGTGATTGTCGTTCTCTGCTCAAGTCCTTCTGAGTATCATAAAGCTCCTGCTTGAGTGCTTGGATCTGATTCTCAAGTTGATTGCGGCTCTGGTCTGCTTGCGCGTCTTCCGAGAGCCGGGCTTCGAGCAGAGCCTTGGCCTCAGCAGCCTCCTTTTCTAATTGTGTCTGTTTGGACTTCGTGGCGTCGAGTTCGGCTTGAACGTCCCGGAATTTGCTTGCGATCCTGTCCTTTTCACTGGCCAGGGCCTTCTTCTGATCGTTCAGTGCGcgtcgctcgtcctcgaacTTTCTCTTGTCGCTACGCAGTAGAGCCAGTTCGCTCTCTTTACTGCGCACAAGGTCTTCGTAGTCAGTCGAGGTCTTTGACAGCTGAGAGAGTTGTTGCTGGATATTCCGGTTTTCCTGAGAGAGCCGCGTTTCGCGAAGCTTGGTCGAGTCAAGCTCTTTGCGAGTGGTGTGCAATTTGACCTCGAGATCCTGGTCGACTTTCAAGAGCTTCGTTTCGAGGTCGTGCGTCTTTCTGTCTTTGAGAGCTAATTGACTCTGTAGCACCTTAATCtcatcctcgagcgccgcctccttttCGCTTCGCTCGGATTGTCGTTGCGAGACCTCTTCCATGGCTTTATCGAGCTCAGCGGCTTTAGCCGCAAGGTGACTCTTTTCCTCTTCGAGTTTCGCGATAAGAGTTGCGGCCTGCTCGAGTTGCGAGCGAAACTTTTCAACGTCACATTCAGCCCGATTTTTTGCCTTCATGAGCTCGTCAAGTTGATCTTCCAGTCGCTCTTGATCCTCAATTGCGCCAGCAAGCTTCTCTTCCAGCTCAGCCTCGCGGGTTTGCAGTCGCTTGAATatctcctccttgtccagGGCTAAGGCGCGTTCACTCTCGAGCGTTTGCTGAATCCGCGTCAACTCAGCGTGGCAGTTTCTCCGCTCGTCTTCCAGTCTCTGCCTGTTGCTCAGCTCGAGCCGCATCTTGTCATTCAGGTCTTTGATCATCGCGTCTCGCTTTTTGACTTCTGTGGCGGTTCGGGTGGCGCCAAGGAGCGGCTTCATCTTGACAATGAGCTGCCACCAGGGGTTTTCCACCAGGTCCAAGTAGACGTGGAAGTTTCGCTGAATGATATGCGTCGCCTCGGTACGGAATAGCCTCTTGTATGCAGCTCGCCTTTGGACGAACCCCCGGGCCACAGACTGGAAGCGTGCCATGATTTCGGTGATCAACGCGTCTCGCTGCTCCTCCAACTCGGCAAGCACGCCTGACCTGAAGAAGACCTTGGTTAAGCCAACACGATACAgcgccttgtcgaggccCAACTTCTCCAGCATGATGGAAGCagcggcctggccctcgaGGTAGCCCTTGGGCATGTTGGAGCACAGCACCTCGTATCGCTGGCGAAACTCGGCAAATGGCAGTCTATTGGGAAACCCAGTCCGCGCGATGCGGATGCCTTCGAGCACGCCGTTGCAGCGGAGCTGATCGAGCACCAGCAGACTGTTGAATTGCTTCGGCCGCTTCTTGTGGTTGGGTAGAATGCATCGCACGAAGTGAGGGTGGGTAGAGTGTAGCTGCGCCATAAGGTTGTGAAGTTGCTCCTTGTGTCGCTGGGCCACCGTGCGGAAGAGGCCTTTCTTCACGCGGCTTCTGGCTCCACCCATCTCCTCTTCGACATCTGCGCAATCAGCAAAGAGTGTGGCGATGTGCTTGTCGGTAGAAGAGGCGAGGAGCCGGGTAATATTATCATTCAACGGGTCCTTGTTCTTCTCTAGCCAGTTCTCCGTGGAGTACTCTACCTCTGCGGCGTAGTGCGTGAGGATGAAGCCTTGTCCCAGCCGAGAGGGACGGTACTTGGTTGACTTCTTGTCCCAAAGCGAGTTGAGCTTCTCAGTAAAGGATTTGTCTGTTGCCTTGGGCATGACGCAGTCTTCGTCGAGACACGAGAAAATGCCGATTGGGTTTGGCAGTTCAATGAGGTCGATAGTGGGCTGCAGGTCACGACCAAAGTCAATAAACTGCCACTCAATCTGCTCCCTCGCGTACTCCTCTTGCTCGAGAACAAACATGTGGTGGTTGAAGAATTGTTGCAGCTTCTCATTGGTGTAGTTGATGCAGAGCTGCTCGAAGCTATTCTCCTCGAAGATCTCGAAGCCTGCGATGTCGAGGACACCGATGAAGTGCGCATCGTCCAGACCCATGCCGGTCCGGTCCAGCTGCCGGTTGATGCGCGTCACAAGGTCACCAAAGCCACGTTCGTAGATGCCTTTAGACAGGGCATCCAGACCAAGACGCACCTGCTCAGGTGTCTGAACTTTTTCGACCCATTCTCTGCCCGCCTTGACCTTGGGATGAAGAAGGCCCTGCAGGAAGGGTTCGAGAGGCACACCGAGGAGCTTGCAGACCTTGGCGGCTTCGGCCTTCGACTCAGGGGCGAGACGAGCTTGGTCAGCGGCTCGGCTCTCCTTGACCACCTCGACGTTCCCGAGGTGGAGCACAGCCGCAACGGTCCGGAGGATGGATAGCTGCTCACTCTCGGAAAAGCCCATGACATTAAAGGCCTCCATGAGAGTGTCCCACTCGTCTTGGTCTGAAACGCCCACGATGCTTCCATGGCCGCTTCGCGTGTATGCAAAGTCGTCCACATCCAGCCGGTCAAGGAGAAGTTCTTTTTTGACccgggcgtcggcgccttTGAGGAGTTGGTAGAAGACGTGGTAGTTTCGCTCATGGGGGTTGATGCGGACGACTCTGGACTTTTCAAGGAGGTACCAATCGATGAAAGCTCCCGTGATGGCGCCATTGCGATTGAACTCGATGCGGATGAATTTGCCGAACCTAGACGAGTTGTTATTTCGAACAGTCTGAGCGTTGCCGAATGCCTCCAATATCGGATTGGCCCGCAGGATCTGCTGCGAAAGATTTGCATGCTGCGACCTGCCTTTGGTGGCAGTATCCGATTGAGCGACAGCGGCCAGGTACTGTATGACCTTTTTCGTATTCTCCGTTTTGCCTGCGCCGGATTCGCCCGTGACCAATATGCTCTGGTTccggccctcctcgacgaggtttCGGAAGGCCTCATCGGCCATGGCATAAATGTGCGGCTTGGTATCCTCGCGGCTGCGCCCCCGGTACATGTTGATGTACTCATTGGTGTAGATTGGCAGCGGGCAGTATGGGTTGACGGTGACGAGAAAAAGGCCAGAGTAGGTGTATATCAGATCGGATTGGTATCTCATGTGCAGGTTGTGGACGACGGAGGCCTCGTTCAAATGAGTCAATTCGGCCATATCGTTTGCCTTGTCGAACTTGGCGGGGTTGACTTTGTCGATGctctcggcatcgacctcgcgctgctgcagcaaaGTTAGCGCTTCTcaacggcgggcgtggcgcgacTGACCGTTCCATCGTCTGTTTGGACTCGGAGGCGATTCCCCCCCAAGTCTTCTACTACCCAGCCCTTGACAAACGCGTTTTGGGGATCCTTAAGCCACACATAGCGCTTTCCAGAAAAATCGTTTTCTCCCTCGATACTCTTGACGGCGTCCTGGCTACGCCTCATGTCCTCGGACTTGATGAAGGAGGGAGCAAACGTGTTGGACGTCGGGGTACCGTTCTTCGAGTCGACacggtgatggcgagggccacTGCTAGGCGCGACCACGGTCGGCCCAAAGGAGCTTCCAGACTGAGATCTCGCATGGGAGGCCGGTTTGTGGGTGGGAGTTGACGGCTGCAAGACTGGTGACGAGAAAAGCGCCGACTttggcctgccgccgccgacggtcGCAGGCGCGGGtccgggggagggagacgagTTCCGTTGAAACGGATTATTGCGCCGCTGCGCTGAGCCACCATTGAAAGACATGTCGTCGCGACGGCTTCATCAATGGTGACCAGGTAATGAGTCGAGGTTGGGGCCCGTGAAAGGCGCCGGTCCCGTCATGCGAGGCGCGTAAACAAAACAACGGGAGCTATATGTGACGG is a window of Purpureocillium takamizusanense chromosome 10, complete sequence DNA encoding:
- the MYO1_2 gene encoding class II myosin (COG:Z~EggNog:ENOG503NV0C), which encodes MSFNGGSAQRRNNPFQRNSSPSPGPAPATVGGGRPKSALFSSPVLQPSTPTHKPASHARSQSGSSFGPTVVAPSSGPRHHRVDSKNGTPTSNTFAPSFIKSEDMRRSQDAVKSIEGENDFSGKRYVWLKDPQNAFVKGWVVEDLGGNRLRVQTDDGTQREVDAESIDKVNPAKFDKANDMAELTHLNEASVVHNLHMRYQSDLIYTYSGLFLVTVNPYCPLPIYTNEYINMYRGRSREDTKPHIYAMADEAFRNLVEEGRNQSILVTGESGAGKTENTKKVIQYLAAVAQSDTATKGRSQHANLSQQILRANPILEAFGNAQTVRNNNSSRFGKFIRIEFNRNGAITGAFIDWYLLEKSRVVRINPHERNYHVFYQLLKGADARVKKELLLDRLDVDDFAYTRSGHGSIVGVSDQDEWDTLMEAFNVMGFSESEQLSILRTVAAVLHLGNVEVVKESRAADQARLAPESKAEAAKVCKLLGVPLEPFLQGLLHPKVKAGREWVEKVQTPEQVRLGLDALSKGIYERGFGDLVTRINRQLDRTGMGLDDAHFIGVLDIAGFEIFEENSFEQLCINYTNEKLQQFFNHHMFVLEQEEYAREQIEWQFIDFGRDLQPTIDLIELPNPIGIFSCLDEDCVMPKATDKSFTEKLNSLWDKKSTKYRPSRLGQGFILTHYAAEVEYSTENWLEKNKDPLNDNITRLLASSTDKHIATLFADCADVEEEMGGARSRVKKGLFRTVAQRHKEQLHNLMAQLHSTHPHFVRCILPNHKKRPKQFNSLLVLDQLRCNGVLEGIRIARTGFPNRLPFAEFRQRYEVLCSNMPKGYLEGQAAASIMLEKLGLDKALYRVGLTKVFFRSGVLAELEEQRDALITEIMARFQSVARGFVQRRAAYKRLFRTEATHIIQRNFHVYLDLVENPWWQLIVKMKPLLGATRTATEVKKRDAMIKDLNDKMRLELSNRQRLEDERRNCHAELTRIQQTLESERALALDKEEIFKRLQTREAELEEKLAGAIEDQERLEDQLDELMKAKNRAECDVEKFRSQLEQAATLIAKLEEEKSHLAAKAAELDKAMEEVSQRQSERSEKEAALEDEIKVLQSQLALKDRKTHDLETKLLKVDQDLEVKLHTTRKELDSTKLRETRLSQENRNIQQQLSQLSKTSTDYEDLVRSKESELALLRSDKRKFEDERRALNDQKKALASEKDRIASKFRDVQAELDATKSKQTQLEKEAAEAKALLEARLSEDAQADQSRNQLENQIQALKQELYDTQKDLSRERQSRDDVQLLSEHKYQALKEEFDTLNESKIIIEKELYAQQDTLRRIMEARTAVEKERDEARDEIRRLRAAKSQAEEARQQAELAGERQASRAAREREDSLRRDLDAAQERLRWYEEECGKLNHQIEDLNKLILSSGEFGLKNDQAKERMERELTTVRSRLAASENDNRALLNKLQQKGLEIARSTSRANEASRGQIVSLQREKTRLEEQNARLNKQLGDAQVAIASLEKKTEKLQLNLEDLNHEVAREVQSSRNAEKASSNVTVQLAEANRTIDSERQLRTQAQATVRTLQASVDSRDRELEDLRGQILAALKTVDPEVHIPPPSDDSKQKAFLQNFDLVRKVEELQQNLRVQTAARANAETQLADLRATRNDTPSRPKLEEINLNEAPFNGSPTQRRTVRINNRRPSNTSTPTRRIPEADPHESAKSDKTADTVAVNNRMDLKAEVEELQNQLQLAQMQNRHLQSQLDRGTPAPEPDQSPSLRRMQKLEKVNSRLHDMLDDSAKKVSALEKSIRTGELSLRDVQARSHEEILDVLYNQEESRRSLLHSHKDAVAELTDVKSHFDKMRHERAKLEVELRDTKSDLQEMTVAREQESQNRSQLLQEYTDLQIRLDAESSKLADVMSSLDMYKSRADEYFGKLEQAEIAVLKASRAEQFAKSQAKEADNTYAEVMAERQKMNATIEDLQRQNQSLEERVEDISTDLESVTQAKRRLQHELEDYRNQRAMDIEDKESSMEQTRKKYQAEFATLTKELDLAREEKLYKQSEIARLREELDELRSKWDDEVLNSSTWSKEKSRLEATLADVASSRDEAVNAHNDAQGKVVSLLSQVRALRSSVDEITSERDILLREKRGVEARLEEAKAGLEELAKGENPSLRDAASIDKELLDLKSSLAHQEDIAAAAVEKMRRAESLVSEMQRDIAAEREASTSAQRQKVSLEKSLNEAQLKLVDLETKGYSSASQDIKFLHKRIQELESQLEDQESERTKSQRSVRNVDRVVKDLQGQVERKEKQNTQLSDDVNRMRDKVDKLLKTIDELQASESTNQLSARRAERELREEKEKTLRLERELEGWKGLRVEKGSASSVGSLRSRMGPWKGSEGDAGSTADVPERKSSLGRMPSLTKGFI